One window from the genome of Dermacentor silvarum isolate Dsil-2018 chromosome 5, BIME_Dsil_1.4, whole genome shotgun sequence encodes:
- the LOC119453684 gene encoding cytochrome P450 3A19, giving the protein MAKKVEEIIEYRRRNPQTSLPDMAQLLLDGLLSGEDSGLKKHASMVDATAPLPREALSQLSANCVAIFIGGYDTTRLVLNFWFYLMGRHPEIQEKMRQEVVEAYEKEGDHLSFQTITTLPYTNQVISETLRLYPPSSTFTSRCAEEDYHWGKYLIKKGTSVIVPTYQLHHDPRYWHEPEKFDPERFSPENKHLINPTAYQPFGLGPRICIGTRLALVELASATAEVLRHYRITLGTSQKRDLELDTYSFTVFPKEDVRIRVDRFNGKK; this is encoded by the exons ATGGCCAAAAAGGTCGAAGAAATAATTGAATACCGGCGAAGAAATCCCCAG ACAAGTTTACCAGACATGGCTCAGCTTCTTTTAGACGGACTACTCAGCGGCGAAGACTCTGGCCTAAAAAAACATGCATCCATGGTGGACGCCACAG CACCTCTGCCGCGTGAAGCGCTAAGTCAATTGTCAGCCAACTGTGTGGCAATCTTCATCGGAGG GTACGACACAACACGGCTAGTATTGAATTTCTGGTTTTATCTAATGGGAAGACATCCTGAGATACAGGAGAAAATGCGGCAAGAAGTTGTTGAAGCTTATGAAAAAGAG GGAGACCACCTATCCTTTCAAACTATCACGACACTTCCTTACACGAACCAAGTAATTTCTGAGACCCTGCGGCTCTATCCACCGTCATCCAC GTTTACATCGCGGTGTGCGGAAGAAGACTATCACTGGGGGAAATACCTCATCAAGAAAGGAACGTCGGTTATAGTGCCTACGTATCAGCTGCATCATGATCCCAGATACTGGCATGAACCGGAAAAATTTGACCCAGAAAG GTTCAGTCCAGAAAACAAGCACTTAATCAACCCGACTGCGTACCAGCCCTTTGGTCTGGGCCCCCGCATCTGCATCGGAACGCGACTGGCGCTTGTTGAGTTGGCCTCGGCTACTGCGGAGGTGCTTCGCCACTATCGCATCACCCTGGGCACTAGTCAAAAG CGTGACCTTGAACTGGACACATACTCTTTCACAGTGTTTCCTAAAGAAGATGTGC